The Setaria viridis chromosome 9, Setaria_viridis_v4.0, whole genome shotgun sequence sequence TGATGTTTACAGCACAGGACATGTACCTGGTACTCGTGAGCAGCAACAAGCTCAAGAGATATCTTAGAATACTGTCTTCTGTTGTGTGCATTTGTGCTTAGTAtcgtaaaaaataaaatagtactccttccatcctaaattataggttattttgactttttagatgcatagatattattatgcatcaaGGTATATGGTGTATCTAActataacaaagtctatgaaccTAATAAAGCCGGATGGAGTAGCTGTCATATGCTCCTTGGAGAAAGGTAACAAGCGACACGGATCTCAATGGACAATCGACACGTAAGGAGCACGGCCGTAAAAAAAAGGACGCTCGAGGAGTATCAAATCAATGCTCCAACTATTCAAACTGTATCCTGCTTCGTCGCATCCCGGCAGCTCTTTAAAAGATTCACCCCCGGATTTAAAACTGGATTTGCTCGCACTCAATCCGTTTGCTCCGACGAGTAGACGGCCGTCCCCATTTCGACCAGTACTCGGCTCAATAATTGTCTTCAGTTCTGCAGTTGGAGTGCTGACGGGATGGGCCAACAATCAGTAGAATCCATGTGTTCTTGAGGGATTCAGATATATCAGAAAGGAGTGGCTGAACTGAAATGCTGGACCAAACAAAAATTTTATCAGTTGATGGGGTTGATGGCTAGCAGCACAGTGCATATGCATGGATATGATGGGTCCTGTTCTTGTGGGTACTCTACTCTCCGAAAAAATTGGATGGCCACTTTGACCATGACctgtagctagctagctagcttgagACCAAAGTGATATATTCGTAGGGGTCCCTCATTAACTGCCATGCTGATTCAGTGTGGTAAGCATCTTTGGCTTAGCTTTCTCTGGTTGTTTTTATctcatgtttctttttttctggtGAAGGAATTTTCAGTGGGTGAATCATCAGGAGTTTTATATTATCAAGGAGTTGATGAGCAGCTATATACCGTACGATTAAGGGTTGTTAAGATTCGACATTGGAACATTCTGAAATCTGAAAGTGCAAGGTTATGCTTCTCACTTGGTTGATTCTGACGACAGCAGCAATGAAATTTGGGACCTCTAACAGTTATAAAAGAAAATGGAATACATATCTTTTATGCTAAATATGCGCAATCGATGCCGCGGCCTCTGTGCACATTTTGGGTTAGAAAGCCTCCTATATACGATTTTTTTTACAATCAGTGACACAGACCACATTTATGCAGGCGCCCTACCAATACATGAAGAAACTAAGGATCAGCATGAACTTCTGGTACTGCCAACCTACCCTGTTTCTACAAACATTGTGACCCCTTTGATCTCACATGCTCAAACAGTCAGTGGATGACCCAGACGACAGGGCCTTAACTCCCCTTTGATCTCACGGGCAATGATGCCCTGGAGAGATATCATCACGCCATGCATGCCTCTGAAGGCTTTCATCTTTTGGTGTCAAGCATCAGCTCTCATTGGAGGTCACTCTCCTTGCGGTCAGGCCTTTTGATCCCAAGCTCTAACTCTCATTGGAGGTCACTCTCCTTGTGATGATCAGGCTTCCATCGATCTTCTAATATGTACGTTCTAAGTTTCTAATCCTCCGATTAGAGGTCACCATCTTGCGGTCAGCATCTTAATATGTGTGCTATTCTACTTGATGATGGACAGTACTCCAGTTCGGTACAGATGGATGCGCAACCACATTCTTCTCTTTTTGTTTTGTCTCTCCAGTGATCACATCTCAGCTTTTCCTTTCACAAGTttcagaaaacaagaaaagcTTTCTTTTTACAAAGAGAAAGTTATGGCAAGAAATCGTTGTGAACTGTCACTAACAAGAGAGATTTCACAAGTTCAACTGTTCAAGATCACCACCTGTTCACAAAAAGGAATTTTGGCACTGCATCTTTGAAATTATTAAACTAGAACAAAATGGGCAAACATGTGCTCTCTCCCCCTCTTTCAAAGCCTGGATGCAAACCTATCACCTCGATGATGGACAATTACACTTGACAACCTGGTAAACAAAGTTATCACCGGGCCAGCAGGTGTCGCATAGTGAGCCCATCTTTGGCTTTTGTTATCATCTGAAAGGCAGCTTAGGACCAGTAACAACGATTAGCCTTACATGATAGTGACAACGAACAAGTGGTTGCGGTAGGAGTCTGCCATTTAACCCCATAATCGATTCTGTTGTTATATATATGCATGGCCCCTCATACAACTTTTGAGTCAGCAATATAGTTTTCCTTTTCACATGATTTACCAGTTGTAACCACTTTGGGCCAGCAGGAATCAGATGCCACCATAAAGGATTCATCCTCTTTGAGAGCAATGATATCATTTTGGCCAACATATGGATAAGGGTTTGTGAAATGGCCTTCAAAGTTTGGTCAGTGGGCTCAAAACCCGGCCCCTTTTCTTGGGCTGTGCCTTCCAATCCAAGGCTCCTTATCTACCGAGTTCCTGCTAATCCAAAGTCACTGCAACTTGATCCACACACACTTTCCATGCCCAAGCACCAATTATTAGCAAAACTTTGATCGTTGCGCAGTCCTAATAATTAACCAGCTGATGGGCCCTACATTTCATATGGCAAGGATCAAGGATGTATCCAAGTTAACCACCGGTACTTTTACTGCAACCACTTATTGATTGTAAGGATAGCAGTCTGATAAATCAGCTTACAGACAGGTTTGTAGAATATCTTGATGTCAGCCTGTACATCCTTGAAGTGCAACATTTCAAAAGGCACTCTAGTAGGGATCAATTAGCGGTGGACAACACATGAATTCAACTGAGACACATCTGATTGAGTGATCAAGCTAGTATCAGAGCCTGCCAGGAATCAAGATGACAGCATGCTAGCTAGCTATAAATAGACTACTGTTTCCTTGTTGATCTCACAAATAGGCTCCAAGATAACAAGGAAAGTAGGTTGGTGACGATGGAACAGCTTGAATCTTAGCTCAATCTCGATCTTACGCGAGAGACCGATCGCAACGGATTAGTTACCTTGTTGCTATCAGTAATGTTTGTTTGTGCACTGATCAGGCGACACAAACACCGCATAATCTGCATCAATTAGAGTTTAGAAGCTAGGAACTTTTTACAATAAGCTGCACCTATATGTGATCAGGACTCAGGAGTGGTGAATATctgctcttttttttaaatCCAAGTgatcattaaaaattaaaaataaaggGAGGGAAATAAAGGGGATTGAGAAAATTAAAACTAAAGAGGAAAGGGAATGGAAATCGGATGTGCTGGATCAAGTTTTCCTCCCTTTAATCCCCTTTATGGctgaaaaaaggaaagggaaaaggGGATCGGCAATACACGATCGGAAggaataatatatatttttttatacaaagccaattaaattattttatttaaagcTAGCCTCCTATCACGCAGTCATCCCTCCTCATTGAATGACATTTTTTAGATAATAATGGGATAAAAATATCCCAGCCTCCACATCTTAATATGATTTGGCCGTGTCATTGAATGACATGGAAACTGAAAATATCGAATAAATAATTAATCCTGCCTAATCCTAATAAATGATCAACATCAGGAAAATCAGTTCCGTCTTCTTTAGCCAGAAATTCCTATGGGCTACACACATACAAGGCCTTAAAGCAAGCAATCGGGTTGTGCATCTGGGCCCAGTCTTGAAATCCTTTGGACCCAATAAAGTCAGAGCTTATGCATGCATGATCGCCTCTGCACTTCGAATGCTTCTGATTTGTTTGTGTCATGTCTTTGCTCGACATGTTTCTTGCATGCATGATCTTCGTCCTCGACACAACTGACACCGAAGAAACCAGAAAAATATGCACGGATCACCTACACTTTAGAATGTTAGCTGCTAAATCAAGTAATAATCACGGATGTCAATACGTTCAGTTTTATCTGACGTTAGCTAGGATGATCCAGGAACTGACCTCGTAATGCTATAATGGGCTGCTACAAATCGATCCATGGAaaatactcccttcgttccaaattgtaggttgttttgattttttaagtttatagatattattattgtAAAACATCATTGTAACTGGTACTACCAGCAAGAACCATACACCGCGCAAGTTCATGTTCTGAAATGAAAAATTAATTAGGGCCAGCCAATTGCATGCTTGCCACTGCATTGAACGGTAATGGCTCAACCTGGGTATCGTAGTCTGATTGAAGCCACAGATAAAATCGCTGGCTCAGAAATTCTCGCTGAGATCTTGCTTGACCTGTTTAATAACCTGCTCGGACCTGCCGCCTGGCCTCTGGCTGCTGCCACGCTTCCTGCTGCTCTCACGCGACAGATCCACCATCTCCTCCATCTTGGGAGTCAGGTACGCCCTAGtagtagcagtagcagcagcctTCCCCGCCGACCCCTGCAGCTCCACCCCTGACGCTCGCTGCTGCGCGTGCGAGCTCATGCCGGCGAGCAGGCACGCGCGCCCCGTCTGCTGGTACTCCCGCCGGTCGCCGACGCGGGCGCTCAGGTcgcggagctcctccttgatCGCCTCGCACGTCgggtcgtcgccggccgcccccggcgccgacCGCTCCACCTCTTTCAGCCGGGCGTCCAGGatccgcgcggcgccggcgtgctggccgccgtcggcggccgcccgcgccgccgcgatgcCCTCGGCCGCCGCGAGCCGGACGCGCTCCCGCTCGACCtcgatggacggcggcggcatgtGTTCCAGCTCCAGCGGCCTCTGGATcaccgcggcgggggcggcggcgtgggccgtCTGCCCTGTCGCGGCGTCGCGGTAGGTGCAGCTGACCTTGACGAGGCGGGTGACCTCCTCCGTCGCGCGGGCCCTCGGCACGTACACGAGCACCAGGAAGCGCCTCCTCTCGTCGTCGTAGAGCTCGCCGGCGTcgatggtggcggcgcggccgtcggcggcgacgttGCTCTCGTAGGATCCGGACTTGACGTCCTGGACCCGCACGCCCCGGTGCAGGCACGTGACGGCGACGCGCGTCTCCTGCACGGCGACGGAGAGGAGCCCGCCGACGCAGCGCGCGAACGAGTCCTGGATCGCCGCCTGGTCCTGGACGAAGGAGAAGGTGCCGCCGGTGGCCTCCGCGATGGCGTGCAtcgcggcggcgtcgtggtCGGCGCCGAAGCCGAACGTGTGGATCGGCCCGGGCCGGGAGCCGGCCGACGCGAACGAGGGCGGCACGAGGCTCGCGTAACTCTTGGCGACGCCACCGTTCGGCTGGGCGATCGCAGGCGGGAGGCACGTGTCCTGCCCGTCGGAGAGGAGGATCATGCTGGCGACGGCGTTCCtgtggcggcggccgaggagcaCCTGGGTGCCCACGAGGAGGCCCTGGCCAATGTTGGTGCCTCCCACGACGACGAGGCGCTCCACGGCCAGCTTCGCCGCGGCCTTCCCGGCGGCCGACATGCGTGCGAGGTGGGTGATGCGCCacgcggcgtcggagaaggtgACCACGGAGAGGCGGTCGGCGGGGCCCAGCTGGTCGACGACGAAGCACATGGCACGCTTCACCAGCTCCAGCTTCTGGCCATTCATGCTGCCGCTGACGTCGAGCACGGTGACGAGGTCCAGCGGCGCGCGCGCCACGTCGGCGGGAGCCTTGGCGTCCACGAGCACCGCAAACTTGTCCCAGGACGCGCCCCTCCCGAGCGCCGGGAACTCGCACTGCACCTTGAGGACCAGGCCGCCGTTGGCTGCCGGGGCGGCCtgcgccccgccggcggccggccgaggCTCCAATGGGTCGTCGTCTTGGAACACGAcaacgggcggcggcggcgccgccgcgaagTGGGGAAGTTTGATGTCCGGCATCGGCGGTGTGTGGGCTAGGGTTGGATCGATCTCGTTGGCCAGGTATATATAAGGGAACGTCGCAACCTTTGGAAAAGGACTTAACTGTAAAATAATCCTATCACTAATTCTACttattggattagcatcttatGATTTTGATTTATTGTTTCCAAAGTTGCACGAGGTAGATAATTTGCACTAGATATGTTCCCATATATCAGCTTCTGATTTAGCGGAGACTGGTAGATGAAAATCCGGGCTGTAATTGTGCTGCTGCTGATTTTTTGGCTGCCGCGCCGATCATCTTTCCATCATTCCATGCATGCACGAACATCTTTCCCGAAAAGATAGAAAGTGTCAAATGATCAAGTTGTTTGGCTGCTGCTGATTTTTAGGCGTCGTCAATCTGTTCAGATTAGATTAGAACGCGTTGGAGTCAAAGGGGctgcatgcaaaaaaaaaaccaaaaaaaagggGCTGCATGCCGCGTATATGAACCGTCCAGTCAGCAATGAACAAGTTCACACCTTTTAAAATTTTTTTTGTGCCAATGGAACATGTTCATTCATGTATTAGATTAGATGGGCTACACAGATCGCGCACGCCACTTTCTCtgggccatggcccatggaccAAATTTGAAAACTGACAAACACCGCTGCCTATAAATATCGCCATTGGATCAAGGAAGGAAAAAAGCTAAGAGCTTCTCCGATCATGCCTCTCTAGTCTCTACATGATCTATGTTGTAGCAGGAGTAGAACAGAAATGGCGGCACATGCCTTTGACCTAAACCTTGAGCCTCCCCAGTTGGGCTTAAACAGCCCTATAGATTGGAATGGCATTGCTCATTGGGATGATCCTGGGCATGAACTAGAGCTCGATATGGTGtggggagatggagatggaggtaGTGGTCAATCGCATGGACTAGACGCCGGCGCCTACTTATGAATTATGATTGCTCCCTGCTCTGACTTGCTTTAAATTTTGCTGTCCTACCTGCAGAAGAATTAGGAGATGAGAATGCTGCCGGCGAGCAGCTAGGGAAAGTAAATTTCTTGAGCTGCCAGCACCTCTCTTTGTTTTCAGAGAGAATTGCTTGAGCATCTCTATTTATTTTCTGGATGATGCAAATTTGCAAGAATTTGGTTGGACCTATGGGGCATGGAGTAGGAGGCAATGCTGCTGCAGATCAGGGTAAgcaatcactagtagagaactgatctttagtcccggttggtagggtgcaaatctcctgaaaatccatccgggataaaccaaccgggacaaaaggggggtcttttatcccgggtcactcaaccgggacaaaagaccttaccaaccgggataaaacgggtcaccacgccatgcgccgcaaaaaaaaaaagaaattccatGCTCCCAGGaggcgatttttcacgcgaaatatgcgcgtgcgcgctacgtgggattcgaacatacaacctccagcctcgcgcgtagcttccttgccatcccacctacacaccacatctgattatgtaggggatgctatccttttgtattaactcgtgggggacccttttattccggttggcaccaaccgggataaaagacccccttttatcccggctggtattacaaaccgggataaaagggttcgagggatttagtcctgttCCAGTGACCTctttggggacccttttatcccggtttgaaacaccaaccgggataaaagacccccattttatcccggttggtattacaaaccgggataaaaggctctcgacccttttatcccggttggtaagaccaaccaggataaaaagggggggtcttttatcccggttggtgtttcaaaccgggataaaatgcctctcaggatctttttttcacactaacctttgcaaccgggataaaaggtcccggttggtgagcctcccaccagtgaccgagctttagtcccggttggtgaaccttttgtcccgggccaactttaaaccgggacaaaagggggcgcatcgaaagccaattctctactagtgaatccTATTGTCGGTTTTGGTACTGTAATTTCAGATCAATATCTCTTTGTTCTTTTAGATGTTGCAAATGATCGAGATCGAATATCCTGCTCTTAATATTGTGTAGTCTGTTTTGCTGTTGCCGGTTTTGAGACTAGTCAATTGATGAGTCTAGTGTTCAGTGCTTGATTAGCTCATTTTCCAGTTGTCGTAAGTGGTACCTCATTTTTCAAATCCAGTTCAGTGACATGCCCAGTTTGGATAGTTTCAACTCAAGTCTTTTGTATGTTCAGCGATACGTTCAGTTTCAGAAGTTGTAGCACGACTTTCAATTGCAGACAGCTCAAAAATTTCAGAATTTGTAGACTTCCAGAAGTTGTAGACTTCCAGAAGTCTTGCATCTTGACCCTGCCGAAAGTTAAGAACTCTTCTGCATGTTTTAGTTGACCCCAAAAATTCAGAAAGTTAAGAACACTTTTGTATGTTACTTGATGCTAAAATTCAGAAAATTCAATAATTGACCTAAAAATTCAGAAGTCAGTACTAGGGTAGCTGGACCCCGGCTACGTAGTTCGTAGCCGCGACCCGTGATGAGGGGCGAGGTTTTCCCCCTCAGCGCCCAGGTAATttggaggaagaggatgagggaATTAGAGATAGTTTATTGCTTAATTCTGAACCTGCTGAGTACAGCTCTTTATAGGCCCTTCGGCCAACCAACCTGGAGCTAAACACTCCTAAATCTAAGGTAGCGAGTTGCTCCTCAAGCCAAGGCACTAACAGCCCTATCCTGATCCGCTGCCTCAGATGGCGCGGCTGCAGCTGGCGCGCCGTCAGCGGCCCTGCGGGTGTCCCGGGCACGCCGCCTTCTTGTGTAGGTGCGGCCCCACATGACATGGTGCCTAAAAATTTAGAAAGTAACTTGATTCCTAAAAATTCAGTAAGTTCAGAAAGTTATTTGACTGCCTCATTTTTCAGATGTTGTCGGACATGCTACAATAAAATAGAAGTTCTTTTACTAGTACAGTGAAATAAGCCTTTTGCATGTTTTACATTTGACTTGTCTTTTGCACGTTCAAATAAAAGGAGGAGGTTCTATTCAGATACGTTAAAGATTGCTATTCATCTGGAGTTGGTGGCAAAGACAAATCCACCTGTGCTGAAACTGGGGTGTCTAAGCAGGTTGCACATAAATATGGTGTGCCTCTCAGAGTTGTGCAGAGTGTGTGGCACAACGGATAGGATTATGGTGGGATAGAAGGTCTAAAAAATAGGAGTAAGGTGGTTAAAAATTGCGGTCACAAATGAATATGAATAGACATGGAAGTCATCAAAAACATGCCTTTCAGAGAGCGCATGACCATCCAAGATCTTGCCAATGCGCTCCGTGCGAAGAAGAGCACAATTCATAACCAGTTTAAAGAAGGCTATTTTGTCAGCACACCAATGACATAAAGTTTACCTAAAACAAGAAGTTAAACATGTCACTTAAAGCTAACacatttttttctctcgaacatgcaggagagctgcgtaccAATATATTAAGGAGaaagatttttttagaaaaacctAGGATACAACCAGGTTTTAATGGAAAAACCTTAGCAGAAAAAGCAGAACACTAAAAAAACTACTCACCCTTTTAACACAAAAGGAAAGACTAGACCCTACTAAACTGTGGAAGGCACCATGGCAAGGAGATGAgacactccccccccccccccccccccccccccaaaaaaaaaaacccaaattGACAGAACTCTGTTCAGGTTAGGAAAAATCCCAGAAAAAATACAACGGTTTTGGTGATTCCAAACCGACCAAGCCCAAGAATGATAATGGAGTTCAGACTCTTTTTAACCACCAACCATTGTAGGGATTGTTCTCCAGCTGTGGGGTTAAGGCCTGTAATCCAAATTTCTGCAGCAAGTTGAACCAGACTTGTTGAGTGAAGACACATGAGACAAGCAAGTGATCTATCGTTTCCTCAGCTTGATGACACAGTGGGCAGCACGCCGGATGTGGCAGATTTCGTTTTGCAAGGTGATCGGCCGTCCAACACCTATTATGCGCGACCACCTTGCATTTGCCGGGGCTTGAAGCTAAACATCTTACTAGAGTTCAGTTTCACAAATGCTGAAGACAAGTTCATACACAGAAACTGCTCTTATCTAGTGCAAGTGACAAAGTTGGTGGACCAAATGTGTTCAACTTCATATATATTTCTGGCCTAGACAAGCTTAGTACGTAACAACTGACAGAGCTCTTTAGCCTTGATTTTAGTTACTGACGCATGGAAATTTACTGTTACCTTTTTAGCACTGCTGCCCAAGTAAATGGCTGTTTCACAACAGCAATTTCATGTTCAGTTCCCATCAAGTAAGGGATTTGTTCCTCTTCCAGGCAACTCATCTTGAGCTCCTCTGTTTTCACAAATGCATCCTGATGGGCACGCAGTTTGTGTCACAGGCAAGGGGATACCATTTTAATAAGATTATTAGATATGGCAGAATGGCATAAATAAGGGAGAGATAAAACTCGAAATTATTATTAGTTTGCTTGAATAATGATCATTTTGAGATATGTTAtaagcaatatatatatatatatatatatatatatattttaaatGAGTTTGAGACCAACCTATCACAGTTGAAGACAATATAATTATTGGGGCATTTGTGTTTGTGCCCTTACTTTGGAGGCTAATGGTGAATTTGCCCTTATTTTTCAACTTTATGATTTTACTCCTTGTTTTTAAAATCGGAGGCAGAGTTTGCCCCTGTTCCATTAGACCACATGTCAACATACATGTGAAAAGACTAGAAAACTATAGGATTAAAATACTTGACATGGAGGACAAGTGCATGTGGTGTTCATGTGGAGGGGGAGAAAACAGCAAGAATCAATGGAAGCTAGAAACATGCCCTAGGTTTTTATGGGGGTGGGCCCAATGGCAATGAGAACACTCCGAGTGGGGGAATAATTGGGGTGGTTGCTCATGGTCTCAGGACAAATTCATAATGAGCAGAGAATAAACCAGGCATTGTTAATCATTCAGCAGGGTCTTTCAGGAACAAAGGAGCCTCGAGTTTCTGCAGCCCTCTCTGCTTCAACTTTTGCAACGTTTCAGGCCCAGCTCTGAAGCAGTCAACTTCACTGGAACCTGACGGTGCCCAACTTACTACTAGCACTGCATAGCATCATCATACTCGCAAGATAAACAATGGCATTACAAGTATTTTCCAGTTGTTTCTCTTGTAACTTATCAAGCTTAAACTTCGGTTTTGAAGATACTTGTTCTTGTTTAACATAGAAACTTACCGCCAAAATCTAGCAAAAGACGAAAGAGAGAGCTGCAATAAGAAGAGATACGAACATATAGATCAGTTGATCATTTTCTTCATTGTGCAATCATAACCCAACGCCCAAACTACAAAGGTAAAAAGTATTATAAGCAGTATAGACTAGAGAGTAATAGGGATTATCATTGGACGACCAATCAGTGCCCTAATCCATCCAATTATCAGTTAATCTGACCAACCCTAGCCGCCGTGCAGCTGATCAGAATACAAAACCTCCCAAGCTGACGTGGAAGAATAGCATGCGCACCAAATGCAACTGCTAGAAATGAGAGAAATCCAAGAAGGCAGCAACAACTTTTGAGGCGGCCAATAACAGAAACAGGCCCagcatccatccatccgccAAGCAGCAAACTTTAAAGCTTGTCGATTGCCATGCCTTGCAGTGGAGGAACTGCAACTGCCCCCAACATTTATGTGCCGGGGCACTTGGCACGGATGGTAGGGCCCAGTGTCAACTTAATCTGGGGATCGATGCTAATGCATGGAACACTAGCAAACAATCTTGCATTGGGGCTGGTCCCTCTCTCTGATTATGAACTGTTAACAAGGTTATCAGGCTACTAGAAGCTGGAAGCAGTTGGGAGCATCAGGCCATAATTTGGGGTTTATGCCGGGCTAAAAGCGTCGGAAGCCACGCCGCGGTTAGCCCGGGGAAGGATTATTCAACTGATCTTGCTTGGTCATCAGCTAGACGACATGTAGGAGGACCCAAACCAGGTGGCTGGCTGATTGATTTAGAAGAGAATTGTATAGAGAGTGACCATGTTCAGTGTTGCTCACAGGTCATCATCCATGGGTTTTCAGTTGAGACACACTGTCAGAGCTAAGCACAGGACAGGACAGGATGTAAATGTATATGTTTGTGATGAGTTGGACAGTGACAGGAATTGGTCTAGCTAGCTGGTGTTGGCTTCAGGAAATGAAAAGGATTTCAGGCAGCCGAAAGGAGAAAAGTGGAGGGAAAAGAACGTTTATCTGGTGGGTCCTCGACGATAAACAAACTTCACTATAATAAGATTCTTGCTGAAGCTTTGCGAGGCATGGCGAGAGCAATAACAGTAAAAGGTACAGGCACCATGATGAGCGCGGCCGGCTTAGTGCTAAACCCACTTGGATTTCCACAAGCTAGCCGAGCTCTTCAAATTTCGAATTCGAACAGGTTGccatgtttctttcttttttttaataaaaaacaagtcacccttagactGATGCAGCTGCAACAAGTATCCGAGACCTCGTCTGAAACGCATGAAATTTCAGAGGAAACTGTACAATTCTCATGGCCTTCGATGAGACAAGATGAAATTGTTTTTACAAGCACACAGTATGGGACGCCGTATGGTTCAATCAGTGGGTGCAGTTGGAGGCCAAGACAAGTTAGGTTAGGTGAGGTGCGACTTGGTAGTGTGTGTGTGGCTCCATAGTCCATAGACCTCTGGTTAGAGAGTCAACTAACGCTCCATGCATGAGCCTAATTCCAAGCCATAATCGACGACACAATTCTATACACAAATCGCAAGTCACACACAGCCGCTCCTGTATATAAAGCATTCTCAGGTAGCTCTGccagagagagaaggaagagagagagagaatcccCTGCCCTCCGGCTGccctccatctccacctccatAGACCTCATCACTCAGGTTGGCATGGAGATCGAGTCGGCCAAGTGCGAGTGCTGCGGCCTGCG is a genomic window containing:
- the LOC117835460 gene encoding uncharacterized protein, which gives rise to MPDIKLPHFAAAPPPPVVVFQDDDPLEPRPAAGGAQAAPAANGGLVLKVQCEFPALGRGASWDKFAVLVDAKAPADVARAPLDLVTVLDVSGSMNGQKLELVKRAMCFVVDQLGPADRLSVVTFSDAAWRITHLARMSAAGKAAAKLAVERLVVVGGTNIGQGLLVGTQVLLGRRHRNAVASMILLSDGQDTCLPPAIAQPNGGVAKSYASLVPPSFASAGSRPGPIHTFGFGADHDAAAMHAIAEATGGTFSFVQDQAAIQDSFARCVGGLLSVAVQETRVAVTCLHRGVRVQDVKSGSYESNVAADGRAATIDAGELYDDERRRFLVLVYVPRARATEEVTRLVKVSCTYRDAATGQTAHAAAPAAVIQRPLELEHMPPPSIEVERERVRLAAAEGIAAARAAADGGQHAGAARILDARLKEVERSAPGAAGDDPTCEAIKEELRDLSARVGDRREYQQTGRACLLAGMSSHAQQRASGVELQGSAGKAAATATTRAYLTPKMEEMVDLSRESSRKRGSSQRPGGRSEQVIKQVKQDLSENF